The segment CCTCCTTGTAGGCGACGCTCGAGGAAGAAGCTGCAGTGGTCGCGACGATCACACCAGCGGCTGTGGGTGCAGGAACTTCTCGGGCGGCACAGATCCGCACAGACGACTGTTCATCATTGCGCTTCGTGCACCACACCGACACCAAGTCGACATCGCGCAGGCGCGACGCGAGCGGATACGCGTAGTTATCCAGGTCGCTGGCATCGAGCAGGTTTGTGAACTCGGTAAACCGACGTCGAGGCGCAGCGCCCACGGGCCCCTGATCCGTGCGCCAGCGATCAAAGCCTCCGTATCGTCGAGGTACTCCTGCAATCGGATCTGATCTGGATCGTCAGCCTTGTTCCACGATGCGAGCCGCGGGGCGACCCTCAGCTCCAGCGAGCGATTATCAGGGCGGGCAAACCAGCGCATCGGATCAAGATAGCGCGGCGCACCGACAGGCCTCGGGCGAGAACCAGAGGCACAGATTCGGAGACCCTGACGCTGCGAGTGTGGTGCCACGGTCGGTATGGCGGCGTCTTCGATGCAGTCGGCCGCGGATCTATCAGCAAACTCCGGAGTGCCAAGTCGATTTTATGTTAACCCCTTGCAAGGCAATCAGTTAACAGCAATTTGCTGGAAGGTCCAGCTCACAGGTGTTGCCTATAGGCAACACACGGACCCGCGTCGGCCAACTACACGCTGACGCTGGGACGCGGGTCAAAAGGCTTCTACCTTGCTAAACGCGTTAATTTAGTGTCTAGCAGTGGAATACAGACAGGCCTATTCTCCAGGTTCCTGGGTTCCAGCAGCCATCGGCGTTTGCAATCAACCCACGAAAGATTGCGGGATAGTTCGGCTCATCTCGGCAAAGCTGGTCAAAGTGGTAGTTGCTGCAACCCTTGTGCGATTCTGTCACTTTGTGCTCAACTGACGTTGCCAATTCCGGTGAGGAGGCAGGCCCTTCAGCCTGCGCATAAACGCACGGGGCTCGATGAGTGCGCCTATCGGAGGCAGTCGAACGTCCAGGTCAACGAGGAGGTGGCACCGCACAAGCGACTCAAATGTTTTCCGCTGACGGGGCATCAAGATTCCCCAGACGCTGAAAAAGCCGGGCTGGAATCCCGGCTTCTTCGGTGCGGCACTTGGCCGCTAATTGCCTACTTCACCCTTGAGAGGGAGACATGCTTATTTCAGCGCGCTTCCGGCACGATGTCAACCCCTGCTTTGCATCCTGGCCTCCGACCCCATCGCGGGCTGCAGGCCCCGATGGTTGGTGGAGACGGCAGTGACCCCGCCGCCGGTCCCGTCGGAAGGGCCACTGCCCGTCAATGACGCGCCCTACACGATGGTGCTTTATCAAGATCCGAAGACCGGGCAGCGGGTGCGGACCCGTCTCACACCTGAGGTTTCGCGTGTGTCATTTGAGCTATGCAGGCCTATCCGGAGTTTCCCGGCTTACCGGGGTCGCCGTTCCCATCAAGGCAAGTACTGGTTCTCGCGTTCACAAGGCCATGTCAGCTTTGAGTCGCGGTTCGAGATGACTGCCCTGATGACGGTCGACTTTCGGGGCGAGGCAATCGCGGTCAGCTCCAATCCGTTTTGGCTGCTGTGGCCGAAGGGCCAGACGCACCACCGGCACGCCCCGGACTTTTTCATCCGAAGACGCGACGGATCGGCTCTCGTTGTCGACGTCAAGCCGGCAGATCGTCTCCGCGAGAAGGATCGGCTCCAGCATCAACGCACGCGCGATGTATGTCGCGAGTTGGACTGGGAGTACGAGGAATTCACTACGATAGACAAGACTGCAGAACGCAACCTACGTCTGCTATGCGCCTACCACCATCCGCGGTTCGCGCCGTCAGCAGAAGCACGATCCGCTATCGCGATCTGCGTGAAGCGATCGGGGCGCAACGGCGTGCAGTTCGGCCAGCTGATCGACAACGCCTCGGACGGTGCTGAACTCGACGAGAACCATCTCATCTGCAGCACGTACCACATGATCTGGAACCGAGAGATTCACGTCGACCTGGCCCGCCCGCTGACCTGGACCACGGTGATCACCTCATGATCGAACTGCATATCGGCGACATCATCGAACTCCGTGGCCAGAGCTGGCATATCCGCGACAGCGACGGACTGGCCCTTCGACTCAAATGTCTCGATGACGGCAGCGACCTGACCTTGCCGGTAGCGATGTTGCTCTGCGACGACTCCTTCGTCGGTCCCGACGCCTCTGGACCAAGTATCGCCGATCAGAGGCTGCTCGACCTCGCCACCGACGAACAGCGACGAGATGCCCAGTTCTGGTATGAGCACCTCTCCGGCATCAAACACGCCATCGAACAGCCGGCTCAAGGACA is part of the Mycobacterium adipatum genome and harbors:
- a CDS encoding TnsA-like heteromeric transposase endonuclease subunit, whose protein sequence is MVLYQDPKTGQRVRTRLTPEVSRVSFELCRPIRSFPAYRGRRSHQGKYWFSRSQGHVSFESRFEMTALMTVDFRGEAIAVSSNPFWLLWPKGQTHHRHAPDFFIRRRDGSALVVDVKPADRLREKDRLQHQRTRDVCRELDWEYEEFTTIDKTAERNLRLLCAYHHPRFAPSAEARSAIAICVKRSGRNGVQFGQLIDNASDGAELDENHLICSTYHMIWNREIHVDLARPLTWTTVITS